From Callospermophilus lateralis isolate mCalLat2 chromosome 5, mCalLat2.hap1, whole genome shotgun sequence, a single genomic window includes:
- the LOC143399816 gene encoding protocadherin beta-4-like: MEKLERIQPNRQVMVFIFTVFVFQGRTEPLRYFIQEETENRSFVAHLTKDLGLETRELAARSARVVSDDDKQHLLLDPQTGDLLLRETLDREELCGPIEQCVLYFHVLLEMPVQIFQGELWIQDINDHSPAFTDGEVLLKIPENSQPGTLFPLKVAQDLDVGSNGLQKYTISPNSHFHILTRNHSEGKKYPDLVQDKALDREEQPEFSLTLMALDGGSPPRSGTVTVRILIMDVNDNAPEFVHTPYEVQVLENSPLDSPILSVLARDADAGNFGSVSYGLFQPSDEIKQTFSINEVTGEIRLRKKLDFEKIKSYHVEIEAIDGGGLSGKGTVFIEVVDVNDNAPELTISSLASCIPENAPETVVSIFRVRDRDSGDNGKMTCSIPDNVPFILKPTFKNFYTLVTESPLDRESRAEYNITITVTDMGTPRLKTEHSITILVSDVNDNAPAFSQMSYTLLVRENNSPALHIGSVSATDRDSGTNAQITYSLLPTQDPHLPLASLVSINADNGQLFALRALDFEALQVFEFHVGATDQGSPALSSQALVRVEVLDDNDNSPFVLYPMQNASAPCTELVPRAAEQGYLVTKVVAVDGDSGQNAWLSYQLLKATEPGLFGVWAHNGEVRTARLLSERDAARHRLVVLVKDNGEPPLSASVTLHVLLVDGFSQPYLPLPEAPPERAQWDSLTVYLVIALASVSSLFLFSVLVFVVVRLCRRRRAAPLGVFSVPESHLPGHLVDVSGTGTLSQSYQYEVCLAGDSGSGEFKFLKPIFPNLFVEHAGREVKENSNCRNSFVFS; encoded by the coding sequence ATGGAGAAGCTGGAAAGAATTCAACCAAACAGGCAAGTGATGGTCTTTATTTTTACGGTGTTCGTGTTTCAGGGTCGCACAGAGCCTCTTCGTTATTTTATACAGGAGGAAACAGAGAACCGCTCCTTTGTAGCCCATCTGACCAAGGACCTGGGCCTGGAAACTAGGGAACTGGCTGCCCGGTCTGCTCGAGTTGTGTCTGATGATGACAAACAGCATTTGCTGTTGGATCCTCAGACTGGAGATTTGCTtctcagggagacattagaccggGAAGAGCTGTGTGGCCCTATTGAACAGTGTGTACTGTATTTCCATGTCTTGCTGGAAATGCCAGTGCAAATTTTTCAGGGAGAATTATGGATCCAGGACATAAATGACCACTCTCCAGCATTCACTGATGGGGAAGTGCTCTTGAAAATACCAGAAAACAGCCAGCCAGGGACTCTATTTCCATTGAAAGTAGCCCAGGATTTGGATGTGGGTAGCAATGggcttcaaaaatacaccatcagTCCCAATTCTCATTTTCACATCCTTACACGAAATCACAGTGAGGGCAAGAAATACCCAGACCTGGTACAAGACAAAGCCCTGGATAGAGAGGAGCAGCCTGAATTCAGCTTAACCCTCATGGCTTTGGACGGTGGCTCTCCACCTAGGTCTGGCACAGTCACAGTTCGAATCCTGATCATGGACGTCAATGACAATGCTCCCGAGTTTGTGCATACCCCATATGAGGTGCAGGTCCTGGAGAACAGCCCCTTAGATTCCCCAATCCTCAGCGTCTTAGCTAGGGATGCAGATGCTGGAAACTTTGGGAGTGTTTCCTATGGCTTGTTCCAACCATCTGATGAGATTAAACAAACTTTCTCAATAAACGAAGTCACAGGGGAAATCCGACTGAGGAAGAAATTGGATTTTGAAAAAATTAAATCTTATCACGTGGAAATTGAGGCTATAGATGGAGGAGGCCTTTCTGGAAAAGGCACTGTGTTCATAGAGGTGGTGGACGTGAATGACAATGCCCCAGAACTTACCATATCGTCACTCGCTAGCTGTATCCCAGAAAATGCTCCTGAGACCGTGGTTTCTATCTTCCGAGTTCGAGATAGAGATTCTGGAGACAATGGAAAGATGACTTGCTCTATTCCAGATAATGTGCCCTTCATTCTAAAACCAACTTTCAAGAACTTTTACACCCTGGTGACAGAGAGCCCGCTGGACAGAGAGAGCAGAGCAGAGTACAACATCACCATCACAGTCACCGACATGGGGACACCCAGGCTAAAAACCGAGCACAGCATAACCATCCTCGTCTCTGACGTCAATGACAACGCCCCTGCCTTCTCCCAAATGTCATACACGCTGTTGGTGCGCGAGAACAACAGCCCCGCCCTGCACATAGGCAGTGTCAGCGCCACAGACAGAGACTCAGGCACCAACGCCCAGATCACCTACTCGCTGCTGCCAACCCAGGACCCGCACCTGCCCCTCGCCTCGCTGGTCTCCATCAACGCAGACAATGGGCAGCTGTTCGCGCTGAGGGCGCTGGACTTCGAGGCCCTGCAGGTGTTCGAGTTCCACGTGGGCGCCACAGACCAAGGCTCGCCCGCGCTCAGCAGCCAGGCGCTGGTGCGCGTGGAGGTGCTGGATGACAATGACAACTCGCCCTTCGTGTTGTACCCAATGCAGAACGCCTCTGCGCCCTGCACCGAGCTGGTACCCAGGGCGGCAGAGCAGGGCTACCTGGTCACCAAGGTGGTGGCGGTGGATGGAGACTCGGGCCAGAACGCCTGGCTGTCATACCAGCTGCTCAAGGCCACGGAGCCAGGGCTGTTTGGCGTGTGGGCGCACAATGGCGAGGTGCGCACCGCCAGGTTGCTGAGCGAGCGCGACGCGGCCAGGCACAGGCTGGTGGTGCTGGTCAAGGACAATGGCGAGCCTCCGCTGTCTGCCAGCGTCACGCTGCACGTGCTGCTGGTGGATGGCTTCTCCCAGCCCTACCTGCCGCTCCCGGAAGCGCCGCCCGAGCGCGCGCAGTGGGACTCGCTCACTGTCTACTTGGTCATTGCCTTGGCCTCTGTGtcgtctctcttcctcttctctgtgcTGGTGTTCGTGGTTGTGAGGCTGTGCAGGAGGCGCAGGGCAGCGCCGCTGGGTGTCTTTTCTGTGCCTGAGAGCCACCTTCCTGGACACCTGGTGGATGTCAGCGGCACCGGGACACTGTCTCAGAGCTACCAGTATGAGGTGTGTCTGGCTGGAGACTCTGGGTCTGGTGAGTTCAAATTCCTGAAGCCAATATTCCCAAACCTCTTCGTTGAGCACGCTGGGAGAGAAGTTAAGGAAAATTCCAACTGCAGAAATAGTTTTGTATTCAGCTAA
- the LOC143399250 gene encoding protocadherin beta-2-like produces METRDRKELLLEQRQVLIFFVLLGMALAGSESRRYSVAEEMESGFFVANLLKDLGLEVDELIVRGPRVVSKGKKLSLQFDRQTGDLFLNEKLDREELCGSTEPCVLPFQVLLENPLQFFQAELQIRDINDHFPVFLDKEIFLKISESTTPGTTFLIERAQDLDVGSNSLQNYTISPNFYFHLTIQDSADGILPQLVLDKTLDREEQPELRLTLTALDGGTPPRSGTALVLIEILDINDNAPEFTKVLYEVRVPENSPIGSHVATVSARDLDIGVYGQISYAFFQASEDIRKTFQINAKSGELLLIQKLDFESVQTYTINIQATDGGGLSASSVVLIQVIDLNDNPPELTMSTLINQIPENLQETIIAIFSVSDSDSGDNGRIVCSIPDDLPFFLKPSVENFYTLVTNTALDRETRPEYNVTITVSDMGTPRLKTEHSIIILVSDVNDNAPAFSQMSYTLLVHENNQPALHIGSVNATDRDSGTNAQITYSLLPTQDPHLPLASLVSINADNGQLFALRALDFEALQAFEFHVGATDQGSPALSSQALVRVVVLDDNDNSPFVLYPLQNASAPCTELVPRAAEQGYLVTKVVAVDGDSGQNAWLSYQLLKATEPGLFGVWAHNGEVRTARLLSERDAARHRLVVLVKDNGEPPLSASVTLHVLLVDGFSQPYLPLPEVAPERAQEDLLTVYLVIALTSVSSLFLFSVLVFLVVRLCRRRRAVPLGVCSIPEGHFPGHLVDVSGTGTLSQSYQYEVCLMGGSGTSEFKVPKPIIPNFLAQGVETESDENPSFRNNFEFS; encoded by the coding sequence atggaaaccagagacagaaaggaactccttcTGGAACAAAGGCAAGTCCTGATATTCTTTGTCTTGCTGGGCATGGCTCTGGCTGGTTCTGAGAGTAGGCGCTATTCGGTGGCTGAGGAAATGGAGAGTGGCTTTTTTGTGGCCAATTTATTAAAAGACTTGGGGCTGGAAGTAGATGAGCTGATTGTGCGGGGTCCCCGGGTTGTGTCCAAAGGGAAAAAACTGAGTTTACAGTTTGATAGGCAGACAggggatttatttttaaatgagaagCTGGACCGAGAGGAGTTATGTGGTTCTACAGAGCCCTGTGTATTACCTTTCCAGGTGTTATTGGAAAATCCCTTGCAGTTTTTTCAGGCTGAGCTACAGATTAGGGACATAAATGATCATTTTCCAGTCTTCCTagacaaagaaatatttttgaaaatttcagaAAGTACCACACCCGGAACCACTTTCCTAATAGAACGTGCCCAGGActtagatgtaggaagcaatagtcTCCAAAATTACACAATCAGCCCCAATTTCTactttcatcttacaatacaagacAGTGCTGATGGCATATTACCACAGCTGGTGTTGGACAAAACATTGGATCGAGAGGAACAGCCTGAGCTCAGGTTAACTCTTACAGCCCTGGATGGCGGTACTCCACCAAGGTCTGGTACTGCCCTGGTCCTCATTGAAATCTTGGACATCAATGACAATGCCCCTGAGTTTACAAAAGTACTCTATGAGGTGCGGGTTCCAGAAAACAGCCCCATTGGATCCCACGTTGCTACCGTCTCTGCCAGGGATTTAGATATTGGAGTTTATGGACAAATATCTTATGCATTTTTCCAAGCCTCTGAAGATATTCGCAAAACCTTTCAAATAAATGCAAAATCGGGAGAACTCCTTTTAATACAAAAGCTGGATTTTGAATCAGTTCAGACTTACACTATAAATATTCAGGCAACAGATGGTGGGGGACTTTCTGCAAGTTCTGTGGTTCTTATCCAAGTGATAGACTTGAATGACAACCCTCCAGAACTGACCATGTCCACACTTATCAATCAAATACCAGAAAACTTGCAGGAAACCATAATTGCCATATTCAGTGTTTCAGATTCTGACTCTGGAGACAACGGAAGAATAGTGTGCTCTATCCCAGATgatcttcctttcttcctgaaaCCGTCTGTAGAGAACTTTTACACTCTGGTGACAAACACAGCCCTGGACAGGGAGACCAGGCCTGAGTATAATGTCACCATCACTGTTAGTGACATGGGGACACCCAGGCTGAAAACTGAGCACAGCATAATAATCCTCGTTTCTGACGTCAACGACAATGCCCCTGCTTTCTCCCAAATGTCATACACGCTGTTGGTGCACGAGAACAACCAGCCCGCTCTGCACATAGGCAGTGTGAACGCCACAGACAGAGACTCAGGCACCAACGCCCAGATCACCTACTCGCTGCTGCCAACCCAGGACCCACACCTGCCCCTCGCCTCGCTGGTCTCTATCAACGCAGACAATGGGCAGCTGTTTGCGCTGAGGGCGCTGGACTTCGAGGCCCTGCAGGCGTTCGAGTTCCACGTGGGCGCCACAGACCAAGGCTCGCCTGCGCTCAGCAGCCAGGCGCTGGTGCGCGTGGTGGTGCTGGACGACAATGACAACTCGCCCTTCGTGCTGTACCCGCTGCAGAATGCCTCTGCGCCCTGCACCGAGCTGGTACCCAGGGCGGCAGAGCAGGGCTACCTGGTCACCAAGGTGGTGGCAGTGGATGGAGACTCGGGCCAGAACGCCTGGCTGTCATACCAGCTGCTCAAGGCCACGGAGCCAGGGCTGTTTGGCGTGTGGGCGCACAATGGCGAGGTGCGCACCGCCAGGCTGCTGAGTGAGCGCGATGCGGCCAGGCACAGGCTGGTGGTACTGGTCAAGGACAATGGCGAGCCTCCGCTGTCTGCCAGCGTCACGCTGCACGTGCTGCTGGTGGATGGCTTCTCCCAGCCCTACCTGCCACTCCCGGAAGTGGCGCCCGAGCGCGCACAGGAGGACTTGCTCACTGTCTACTTGGTCATCGCCTTGACCTCGGTGTCGTcgctcttcctcttctctgtgcTGGTGTTCCTGGTTGTGAGGCTGTGCAGGAGGCGCAGGGCGGTGCCGCTGGGTGTCTGTTCTATACCTGAGGGCCACTTTCCGGGTCACCTGGTGGATGTTAGTGGCACGGGTACCCTATCTCAGAGCTACCAATATGAAGTGTGTTTGATGGGCGGCTCAGGCACCAGCGAGTTCAAAGTTCCTAAGCCCATTATCCCCAATTTCCTTGCTCAAGGTGTGGAGACAGAAAGTGACGAAAATCCCAGTTTCAGGAATAATTTTGAATTCAGTTAA
- the LOC143399819 gene encoding protocadherin beta-3-like has protein sequence MEARGESFLRQRQVLLFFVFVGGFLAGFESRRYSVAEEKERGFLIANLAKDLGLTVEELVARGAQIVSKGNKQHFQLSHHTGDLLLKEKMDREELCGPTESCILHFQVLLQNPFQLITQEIQIIDVNDNAPVFFENEMELKIPENSPPGTVIPLEYAEDLDVGKNSLQNYTIAPNSHFHVLMRSRKDGRKYPELVLDKALDREELPEFSLTLMALDGGSPPRSGTTQIHILVLDINDNAPEFAQSLYEVQILENIPINSVIVTVSASDLDTGSFGAISYSFFHASEEILKTFQLNPITGDMQLVKYLNFEAINNYEVDIEAKDGGGLSGKSTVIIQVVDVNDNPPELTLSSVNSPIPENSVETVVVIFSVSDLDSGDNGRVMCSIQNNLPFVLKPSLENFYTLVTEGTLDRESRAEYNITITVTDMGTPRLKTEHSIIILISDVNDNAPAFSQMSYTLLVHENNQPALHIGSISATDRDSGTNAQITYSLLPTQDLHLPLASLVSINADNGQLFALRALDFEALQAFEFHVGATDQGSPALSSQALVRVVVLDDNDNSPFVLYPLQNASAPCTELVPRAAEQGYLVTKVVAVDGDSGQNAWLSYQLLKATEPGLFGVWAHNGEVRTARLLSERDAARHRLVVLVKDNGEPPLSASVTLHVLLVDGFSQPYLPLPEMALERAQGDSLTVYLVIALASVSSLFLFSVLVFVVVRLCRRRRAAPLGVCSMPEGHFSGHLVDVSGRGTLSQSYQYEVCLMGGSGTSDFLSPIMPTSVIQDP, from the coding sequence ATGGAGGCCAGAGGGGAGAGCTTTCTTAGACAAAGGCAAGTCctgcttttctttgtttttgtgggTGGGTTTCTGGCTGGGTTCGAGTCAAGACGCTATTCAGTGGCTGAGGAAAAAGAGAGGGGCTTTTTAATAGCCAATCTAGCAAAGGATCTAGGGCTGACTGTTGAGGAACTGGTGGCAAGGGGGGCCCAAATTGTATCGAAAGGAAACAAACAGCATTTTCAGCTCAGTCATCACACCGGTGATTTGCTTCTGAAGGAAAAAATGGACAGGGAGGAGTTATGCGGTCCTACAGAGTCATGTATACTGCATTTTCAGGTATTACTGCAAAACCCTTTCCAGTTAATTACACAGGAGATTCAGATCATAGATGTAAATGACAATGCTCCAGTATTCTTTGAAAatgaaatggagctgaaaatcCCAGAAAACTCTCCACCAGGAACAGTAATTCCTTTGGAATATGCTGAGGATTTGGATGTGGGAAAAAACAGTCTCCAAAACTACACAATTGCTCCCAATTCCCATTTTCACGTTCTCATGCGCAGTCGGAAAGATGGAAGGAAGTACCCAGAACTAGTACTGGACAAAGCGCTGGATCGAGAGGAGCTGCCTGAGTTCAGTTTAACACTCATGGCACTGGATGGCGGGTCACCACCAAGGTCTGGGACAACCCAGATCCACATTCtggtcttagacataaatgacaaTGCCCCAGAATTTGCACAGTCCCTCTATGAAGTTCAAATTCTAGAGAACATCCCTATTAACTCTGTCATTGTCACTGTTTCAGCTTCTGATTTAGATACAGGAAGTTTTGGGGCAATATCATATTCATTTTTTCATGCTTCAGAAGAAATTCTCAAAACTTTTCAACTAAATCCAATTACTGGTGATATGCAATTAGttaaatatttgaattttgaaGCAATAAATAATTATGAAGTCGACATAGAGGCCAAGGATGGTGGAGGTCTTTCAGGAAAATCTACAGTCATAATTCAGGTGGTTGATGTGAATGACAACCCACCAGAATTGACTTTGTCATCAGTTAACAGTCCTATCCCTGAGAATTCGGTAGAGACTGTGGTAGTGATTTTCAGTGTTTCTGATCTAGACTCTGGAGACAATGGAAGAGTGATGTGTTCCATCCAGAACAATCTCCCCTTTGTCCTGAAACCATCCTTAGAGAATTTTTACACCCTAGTGACTGAAGGAACGTTGGACAGAGAAAGCAGAGCCGAATATAACATCACCATCACAGTCACCGACATGGGGACACCCAGACTGAAAACTGAGCACAGCATAATAATCCTTATCTCTGATGTCAATGACAACGCCCCTGCCTTCTCCCAAATGTCATACACGCTGTTGGTGCACGAGAACAACCAACCCGCCCTGCACATAGGTAGTATCAGCGCCACAGACAGAGACTCAGGCACCAATGCCCAGATCACCTACTCGCTGCTGCCAACCCAGGACCTACACCTGCCCCTCGCCTCGCTGGTCTCCATCAACGCAGACAATGGGCAGCTGTTCGCGCTGAGGGCGCTGGACTTCGAGGCCCTGCAGGCGTTCGAGTTCCACGTGGGCGCCACAGACCAAGGCTCGCCGGCGCTCAGCAGCCAGGCGCTGGTGCGTGTGGTGGTGCTGGACGACAATGACAACTCGCCCTTCGTGCTGTACCCGCTGCAGAATGCCTCTGCGCCCTGCACCGAGCTGGTGCCCAGGGCGGCAGAGCAGGGCTACCTGGTCACCAAGGTGGTGGCAGTGGATGGAGACTCAGGCCAGAACGCCTGGCTGTCATACCAGCTGCTCAAGGCCACGGAGCCAGGGCTGTTTGGCGTGTGGGCGCACAATGGCGAGGTGCGCACTGCCAGGCTGCTGAGCGAGCGCGACGCGGCCAGGCACAGGCTGGTGGTGCTGGTCAAGGACAATGGCGAGCCACCGCTATCTGCCAGTGTCACGCTGCACGTGCTGCTGGTGGATGGCTTCTCCCAGCCCTACCTGCCGCTTCCGGAAATGGCGCTGGAGCGCGCGCAGGGGGACTCGCTCACTGTCTACTTGGTCATCGCCTTGGCTTCGGTGTCATcgctcttcctcttctctgtgcTGGTGTTCGTGGTTGTGAGGCTGTGCAGGAGGCGCAGGGCGGCGCCACTGGGTGTCTGTTCTATGCCTGAGGGTCATTTTTCTGGACACCTGGTGGATGTCAGTGGCAGGGGTACCCTGTCTCAGAGCTACCAATATGAAGTGTGTCTGATGGGAGGCTCAGGGACTAGTGACTTCCTGAGTCCAATTATGCCCACTAGTGTGATTCAAGACCCTTAG